GGCGAGCAAGATCGCCGGGGCCCGATTCTGATGCCTCATGATGGCTTGGCCAATTTGCACTTCATCGCATTCACAGAACGGCGCACAAGGAATTTCGCCACCGAACTCGTCGGCAATCGCCGTCAAGCAAAGTGGAATCGGCTGATGGCAGGCGGCGAACGCCGTCGCATAGTTGCTGTGTGTGTGAACCACGCCGCGGACGCCCGTCATGTGGCGGTATAGATACAAATGATGTGGCAAATCGACGCTCGGGCGATAGTTCGTGTCCATGACCCAGCCGGTGCGGACATCGACTTCGACAAGCATTTCCGGTGTCAGGGTGTCGTAGTCGATTCCTGAGGGCTTGATCACCATTCGGCCACTGTCGGGGTCATACCCGCTGGCATTGCCCGAGTGCATCGTCACCAGCCCCGCGGCCGGCAACAGGCGGTTGAACTGACAAACTTCTTCGCGAAGTTTTGTAAGAGGCATTGGGGCTAGGGGTTCGGGGTTAGGGGTGAATGGCCCGGAGGCTTTTTCCAGGCTCTCGTCTCACGGGTTCACGCGACACTTCGGTTGCGGGTGAAATATCTTGCTCCGCTTCGCAGCACATGAGCGGCGCGGATTGGGTGGTCTGCGTTTAATACCGCCGAGGCGGCAACGATGTATTTCGCTTCGATGTCCGTCACGTTCGACGCTTTTACGCCTCCGTCGAACATCACTTCGTAGCCGTAACGTGACCGTTGCTTGCTGAGCGTGGCCGCCATCTCGATGGCTTCCGCGCAAATCTCTTGGCCCGATCGCCCCGGTTCGCGGATCCCAAGCACCATGACAAAATCGACATGAGGCAAATAGGGGAGCAATGCCGCGGTGGAATTGCCAGGCCGCCAAGCCACACCCACGTGCTTGCCGCGCTGCCGGCAGGCAAAGGCCAGTTCCATCAAATCGTCTTCGGATTCAAGATGGAACAGATAGACGTCGACATCGTTCCAAGTTTGTTCGACCCATTGTTGCGGGCGCAGCGACATGATGTGCAGCACGAGCGGGCAACCGCGCCACAATTGGCGGGCCATGGCGATGTTTGCCAGTCGCACCGGCGAAGGATTGATGCCCATCGTCGAGTCGATCAGATCGACGTGTACGTGATCGCAGTTTCGGCCGACTCGAACATAGAGCTTGTGTGGATCTTCCGACTCGCAGGCGTAGACGGCCAGCCCGAAGTCGCGCGCTTGGTCGAAGGTGTACCTGCGGTGGAGTGTGTAGCCGATCGCGAACAGTGCGCCGGCCGTTACCAGCCGCAACAGTTCGTAGTGATTGCCGGTCAGACCGTAGATCGAGCGGACGACCGCCATGTTCGTGGCGAATGAGATGGTGCTGATCACCGCGAACCAGGCAAACGTGCGTAGTAAGTGCCGCCAGGTGACTTGAAAATTGAAATACGCGTTGGCCAGGAAACTAACGACGATTCCCAGGCAAAACGC
The sequence above is drawn from the Pirellulales bacterium genome and encodes:
- a CDS encoding class II aldolase/adducin family protein; this translates as MPLTKLREEVCQFNRLLPAAGLVTMHSGNASGYDPDSGRMVIKPSGIDYDTLTPEMLVEVDVRTGWVMDTNYRPSVDLPHHLYLYRHMTGVRGVVHTHSNYATAFAACHQPIPLCLTAIADEFGGEIPCAPFCECDEVQIGQAIMRHQNRAPAILLANHGVFTWGATPKAAFKAAVMTEDVAKTVHLAMQIGGLQMLDYEAAMRYHDRYQNRYGQKAA
- a CDS encoding GtrA family protein, with product MAESHRANISSSVDDLVALRFDAAHRNGEAAQTGDSSASDDSGFFHFGGSRRTVTGLVLGPMGRLLRMLDHSGLGYWLYRYRYLASFTVIGFISILIELWLMRAVLPTTWPLPLKSTVAFCLGIVVSFLANAYFNFQVTWRHLLRTFAWFAVISTISFATNMAVVRSIYGLTGNHYELLRLVTAGALFAIGYTLHRRYTFDQARDFGLAVYACESEDPHKLYVRVGRNCDHVHVDLIDSTMGINPSPVRLANIAMARQLWRGCPLVLHIMSLRPQQWVEQTWNDVDVYLFHLESEDDLMELAFACRQRGKHVGVAWRPGNSTAALLPYLPHVDFVMVLGIREPGRSGQEICAEAIEMAATLSKQRSRYGYEVMFDGGVKASNVTDIEAKYIVAASAVLNADHPIRAAHVLRSGARYFTRNRSVA